Proteins encoded within one genomic window of Vicinamibacterales bacterium:
- a CDS encoding protein kinase, with protein sequence MADHTGYLTGMTLGRFRVGPLLGRGGMGEVYRAEDSELGRSVALKVLLQSLLGDEERLSRFIQEARTASALNHPHIVAVYDIGRQAPTGATAGARPVQYVAMELVSGSSLRDAIDGRRLDLKRTLDYLAQAADALAAAHAAGIVHRDLKPENLMIAEGGYTKVLDFGLAKLQAQPATLEAGTATMAAGTSPGMVMGTVGYMSPEQAEGRPVDQRSDIFSFGCILYETATGTRAFSGTSAVDTLHRIIHEQPEPVTARMPGAPSELQRIIRKCLAKDPDDRYQSMKEVAIDLRDLRRQLDSGAIAAPAAVAPAHRSMAAPLAVAVAALIIAGGSAAYWLGHRAGPAPGAQVQMTRVTQSGNVIDAAVSPDGKYFAYVEAVEGRQGLWYRQMNGSRALELVPGARVGFWGIAFSRDGTSIYYALKSNEATTGGLYVIPALGGTPRLLLSGIDSAISLSPDGSHLVYLRSDYPATGSSAVMVAAADGSGARELASVRAPELFAPGFFAAPSWSPDGARVAATVRNGKTRDARLVTIDAGSGAVTDMPGRYRDATFTEWLPDGSGIVFIAQRLNAAPGLGGQVIIQPYPSGAIQWITHDYSDYRVAHVTADGGSILAVGFDATVAIWIAPLADPAAARKLPSVIADGRYGIAWSADGRRLYFGGAARDHREIWSMAPDGSDRQQLPVDGQSIQPAASPDGTFIAFVGDRGGEAGIWRAKPAGNDARLLTQVSDPSYLTMSPDGRWVYFTSSMSGVSSTWRVAATGGAPALISPGLERAAVSPDGRLLAGLYVASPTAPLALGILPADGGPPTQTFPGFAQATASGSIGWAADGQSVLYTNVERLNVWRQRLAGGAPEKVTNYSDLMIFRFVLSRDGRQLALVRGTQTRDAVLISNFR encoded by the coding sequence ATGGCCGATCACACGGGCTATCTGACCGGCATGACGCTGGGGCGCTTCCGTGTCGGGCCGCTGCTCGGGCGCGGCGGCATGGGCGAGGTCTACCGCGCCGAAGACAGCGAGCTCGGCCGCAGCGTCGCGCTGAAGGTCCTGCTCCAGTCGCTGCTCGGCGACGAGGAGCGGCTGTCGCGGTTCATCCAGGAGGCGCGCACCGCCTCGGCGCTCAACCACCCTCATATCGTCGCCGTCTACGACATCGGCCGGCAGGCGCCGACCGGGGCGACCGCCGGCGCGCGCCCGGTGCAGTACGTGGCGATGGAGCTCGTCTCGGGCTCGTCGCTGCGCGACGCCATCGACGGACGCCGGCTCGATCTCAAGCGGACGCTCGACTACCTGGCACAGGCAGCCGATGCGCTGGCCGCGGCGCACGCGGCCGGCATCGTGCACCGGGATCTGAAACCCGAGAACCTGATGATCGCCGAGGGCGGTTACACGAAGGTGCTCGACTTCGGCCTCGCCAAACTGCAGGCGCAGCCGGCCACGCTCGAGGCCGGGACGGCGACGATGGCGGCGGGCACCTCGCCCGGCATGGTCATGGGCACGGTCGGCTACATGTCGCCGGAACAGGCGGAAGGGCGTCCGGTCGATCAGCGTTCCGACATCTTTTCGTTCGGCTGCATTCTCTACGAGACGGCGACGGGGACGCGCGCCTTCTCGGGCACCTCGGCGGTCGACACCCTGCACCGCATCATCCACGAGCAGCCGGAACCGGTCACCGCGCGGATGCCTGGCGCGCCGTCGGAACTGCAGCGGATCATCCGCAAGTGCCTTGCCAAGGATCCTGACGATCGCTACCAGTCGATGAAAGAGGTCGCGATCGACCTGCGCGATCTACGCAGGCAGCTCGACTCGGGCGCGATCGCCGCGCCGGCCGCAGTCGCGCCGGCACACCGATCCATGGCCGCGCCACTGGCCGTCGCGGTGGCGGCGCTGATCATCGCGGGCGGCTCGGCCGCCTACTGGCTGGGCCATCGCGCCGGGCCGGCGCCGGGCGCTCAGGTACAGATGACGCGCGTCACCCAGAGCGGCAACGTCATCGACGCGGCCGTGTCGCCCGACGGCAAGTACTTCGCCTACGTCGAGGCGGTGGAAGGCCGGCAGGGCCTGTGGTACCGGCAGATGAACGGCAGCCGCGCACTCGAGCTCGTGCCGGGCGCCCGCGTCGGGTTCTGGGGGATTGCCTTTTCCAGGGACGGCACGTCGATCTACTACGCACTCAAGTCCAACGAGGCGACGACGGGCGGGCTCTATGTGATCCCGGCCCTCGGCGGCACGCCGCGGCTGCTGCTGAGCGGCATCGACAGCGCCATCAGTCTTTCGCCGGACGGCTCGCATCTGGTCTACCTTCGCAGCGACTATCCGGCGACGGGCTCGAGTGCGGTGATGGTCGCCGCCGCAGACGGCAGCGGCGCGCGAGAGCTGGCGAGCGTCAGGGCGCCGGAGCTGTTCGCGCCGGGATTCTTCGCGGCCCCTTCGTGGTCGCCGGATGGTGCGCGTGTGGCCGCAACGGTGCGCAACGGCAAGACACGCGACGCGCGGCTGGTCACGATCGATGCCGGCTCCGGCGCCGTCACCGACATGCCCGGGCGCTATCGCGACGCCACGTTCACGGAGTGGCTGCCGGACGGCAGCGGCATCGTGTTCATCGCGCAGCGGCTGAACGCCGCGCCCGGCCTGGGCGGACAGGTGATCATTCAGCCGTATCCGTCCGGCGCAATCCAGTGGATCACCCACGACTATTCCGACTACCGCGTCGCGCACGTCACGGCCGACGGCGGATCGATCCTCGCGGTCGGCTTCGACGCGACGGTCGCCATCTGGATCGCGCCGCTCGCCGATCCCGCCGCCGCGCGCAAGCTGCCGAGTGTCATCGCCGACGGCCGCTACGGCATCGCCTGGAGCGCCGACGGGCGCCGCCTCTATTTCGGCGGCGCCGCGCGCGACCACCGCGAAATCTGGTCGATGGCGCCTGACGGTTCGGATCGCCAGCAGTTGCCGGTCGACGGCCAGTCCATCCAGCCAGCCGCCTCCCCCGACGGCACGTTCATCGCGTTCGTCGGCGACCGCGGCGGCGAGGCGGGGATCTGGCGTGCGAAGCCGGCGGGCAATGATGCGCGCCTGCTCACCCAGGTGTCGGATCCGAGTTACCTCACGATGTCGCCGGACGGACGATGGGTGTATTTCACCTCCTCCATGAGCGGCGTGTCGTCGACCTGGCGCGTGGCGGCGACGGGCGGCGCGCCGGCGCTGATTTCGCCGGGGTTGGAACGCGCCGCGGTGTCGCCGGACGGACGGTTGCTCGCCGGGCTCTACGTCGCGTCGCCGACCGCGCCGCTGGCGCTCGGCATCCTTCCCGCGGACGGCGGACCGCCGACGCAGACCTTTCCGGGCTTCGCGCAGGCGACGGCCTCCGGTTCGATCGGCTGGGCAGCCGACGGGCAGAGCGTCCTCTATACCAACGTCGAGCGCCTGAACGTCTGGCGCCAGCGGCTCGCCGGCGGCGCGCCCGAGAAGGTGACCAACTACTCGGACCTGATGATTTTCCGCTTTGTGCTGTCGCGCGACGGACGTCAGCTCGCGCTGGTCCGCGGCACGCAGACGCGCGACGCCGTGCTCATCAGCAACTTCCGCTGA
- a CDS encoding ABC transporter permease: MAPPPLTPRRGWRWPALVRGIRALRDPARADRDTDDEIRHFLDESAADLEAGGVPPAEARRRARLAWGDSVAIRESVRSSGWEHLAATLVDDVRQGARRLRRSPGFTTVAVLTLAIGVGASTAIFSAVNPILFAPLPYPAADRIGIVLENGRADVSTFAMYRALAEETRTFDALAAMRRWQPALAGRDVPERLEGQRVTSGFFAALGVAPAFGHDFTPDDDRPGAARVAIVADSLWRRRFAADPAIVGSTVRLDDTPYVVAGVMPAAFEDVLAPAAEIWTPLQYDPALPSDGREWGHHLRTIVRLADRQSLASATLDAAAAGRAMIAAHRPETYAPDTQVSIASLHGTLVAGVRPVLVAMTGAVLLVLIIACVNVTNLLLARGAHRRGEFALRAALGAGRARLVLHVLTESVLLAVLSAVAGVVFAVFAVRALVTIAPAALPRVAAIAVDGQVLAFALALATIAGLAFGTLPALEAAGRDPHRDIQDASHRSAGGHGRVRRLLVVAEVALALVLLVGAGLLMRSIGGLLSMPLGFETSDRLSLQLQLAGRRFNEPAAAARFHLQALDAVRRVPGVTAAAATSQLPLSGDRDEYGARFDEEGGRPADRFAVYRYAVSPGYFDTTGIPILRGRGIDEHDRRDAPAVVVISAALAAARFGGDDPIGRRLHVGSAGPFTIVGVAGNVRQASLAATDADAVYLSVDQTWYPETTMSYVVRAIGNPAALARGVEQAIWTLDKDQPIVRVATLSALVEASEAQRRFALRVFGGFAAIALGLAAIGIYGILAGGVSERRREIGLRAALGATRPQIIGLVVGQGLALAAAGAAVGLAVAAFVSRGLSTLLFGVSRLDPVTYGAVVALLALVAAAACAIPAWRAVRIDPSIALRAD; encoded by the coding sequence GTGGCCCCTCCGCCGCTGACGCCTCGGCGAGGCTGGCGCTGGCCCGCCCTCGTTCGCGGCATCCGCGCGCTGCGCGATCCGGCCCGCGCCGACCGCGACACCGACGACGAGATCCGTCACTTCCTCGATGAATCGGCCGCCGACCTGGAAGCCGGCGGCGTCCCTCCGGCCGAGGCGCGCCGGCGCGCGCGTCTCGCGTGGGGAGACTCCGTCGCCATCCGTGAAAGCGTGCGATCGTCCGGCTGGGAGCACCTCGCGGCGACGCTCGTCGACGACGTGCGGCAGGGCGCGCGGCGGCTGCGTCGCTCCCCCGGCTTCACCACCGTCGCCGTTCTGACGCTGGCGATCGGCGTCGGCGCCAGCACGGCGATCTTCAGCGCCGTGAACCCGATCCTGTTCGCGCCGCTTCCCTACCCTGCCGCCGATCGCATCGGCATCGTGCTCGAGAACGGCCGCGCCGATGTGAGCACATTCGCCATGTACCGCGCGCTGGCCGAGGAGACACGCACGTTCGACGCGCTGGCGGCGATGCGCCGGTGGCAGCCGGCGCTGGCCGGGCGCGACGTGCCGGAGCGTCTCGAGGGACAGCGCGTCACCTCCGGCTTCTTCGCCGCCCTCGGCGTCGCGCCGGCCTTCGGCCACGACTTCACCCCCGACGACGACCGCCCGGGGGCCGCAAGGGTGGCGATCGTCGCCGATTCGCTCTGGCGGCGCCGATTCGCCGCCGATCCGGCGATCGTCGGCAGCACCGTGCGTCTCGACGACACGCCCTACGTCGTCGCCGGCGTGATGCCGGCGGCGTTCGAGGACGTGCTGGCACCCGCGGCCGAAATCTGGACGCCCCTGCAGTACGACCCGGCGCTGCCGAGCGACGGCCGCGAATGGGGACACCACCTCCGGACGATCGTGCGGCTCGCGGACCGGCAGAGCCTGGCATCGGCCACACTCGACGCCGCCGCGGCGGGACGGGCGATGATCGCGGCGCATCGTCCCGAAACCTACGCCCCTGACACGCAGGTGTCGATCGCCTCGCTGCATGGCACGCTCGTCGCCGGTGTCCGGCCGGTGCTGGTGGCGATGACGGGTGCTGTCCTGCTGGTCTTGATCATCGCCTGCGTCAACGTCACCAACCTGCTCCTCGCCAGGGGAGCGCACCGCCGCGGCGAGTTCGCGCTGCGGGCGGCGCTCGGCGCCGGACGGGCACGACTGGTCCTACACGTGCTGACCGAAAGCGTGCTGCTGGCCGTCCTCTCGGCGGTCGCGGGCGTCGTGTTCGCCGTGTTCGCCGTCCGGGCGCTGGTCACGATCGCGCCGGCCGCGCTGCCACGCGTCGCCGCGATCGCGGTCGACGGCCAGGTCCTCGCCTTTGCGCTCGCGCTGGCAACCATCGCCGGCCTCGCTTTCGGAACGCTGCCGGCGCTCGAAGCCGCCGGCCGCGATCCGCATCGCGACATCCAGGATGCGTCACACCGCAGCGCGGGCGGTCACGGCCGCGTCCGCCGCCTGCTGGTCGTCGCCGAAGTGGCGCTGGCCCTGGTGCTGCTGGTCGGCGCCGGTCTGCTGATGCGCAGCATCGGCGGCCTGCTGTCGATGCCGCTCGGCTTCGAGACCTCCGATCGGCTGTCGCTGCAGCTGCAGCTTGCGGGGCGCCGCTTCAACGAACCGGCGGCGGCGGCGCGCTTTCACCTGCAGGCGCTCGACGCGGTGCGGCGCGTCCCGGGTGTCACCGCCGCGGCGGCGACCTCGCAGCTGCCACTCAGCGGCGACCGCGACGAGTACGGCGCGCGGTTCGACGAAGAGGGCGGACGACCGGCCGACCGCTTCGCGGTCTACCGCTACGCGGTGAGCCCCGGCTACTTCGACACGACCGGCATCCCGATCCTGCGCGGCCGGGGCATAGACGAGCACGATCGCCGCGACGCGCCCGCGGTCGTCGTGATCAGCGCGGCGCTCGCGGCGGCGCGCTTCGGCGGCGACGATCCGATCGGCCGACGGCTGCACGTCGGATCGGCAGGCCCGTTCACGATTGTCGGCGTCGCCGGCAACGTCCGGCAGGCGTCGCTCGCGGCGACCGATGCCGACGCGGTCTACCTGAGCGTCGATCAAACGTGGTACCCCGAGACAACCATGTCCTACGTCGTCCGCGCGATCGGCAACCCGGCGGCGCTCGCCCGTGGCGTGGAGCAGGCCATCTGGACGCTCGACAAGGATCAGCCGATCGTCCGCGTCGCGACACTGTCGGCGCTGGTCGAGGCGTCCGAGGCGCAGCGCCGCTTCGCGCTACGCGTGTTCGGGGGCTTTGCCGCGATCGCGCTCGGGCTCGCGGCGATCGGCATCTACGGCATCCTGGCCGGCGGGGTCAGCGAGCGCAGGCGCGAGATCGGACTGCGCGCGGCGCTCGGCGCGACGCGTCCGCAAATCATCGGGCTCGTGGTCGGGCAGGGCCTCGCGCTGGCGGCGGCAGGCGCGGCGGTCGGCCTGGCGGTCGCGGCATTTGTCAGTCGCGGCCTGTCGACGCTGCTCTTCGGCGTGTCGCGCCTCGATCCGGTCACCTATGGCGCGGTCGTCGCATTGCTGGCGCTCGTCGCGGCGGCGGCCTGCGCGATTCCCGCCTGGCGTGCCGTCCGCATCGATCCCTCGATCGCGCTGCGCGCCGACTAG
- a CDS encoding PadR family transcriptional regulator: MADEMIPGTLDMLILKTLSLAPMHGFGIARRVEQMSRGVFKVNPGSLLTALQRLEGAGWLEAEWRQTENARRARVYSLTRAGRRQLDVETADWARRAGAIARLLKAES; this comes from the coding sequence ATGGCCGACGAGATGATCCCGGGCACCCTCGACATGCTGATTCTCAAGACCCTCAGCCTGGCGCCGATGCACGGCTTCGGCATCGCCCGCCGAGTCGAGCAGATGTCGCGCGGCGTCTTCAAGGTCAACCCCGGCTCGTTGCTGACCGCGCTGCAGCGCCTCGAAGGCGCCGGCTGGCTCGAGGCCGAGTGGCGGCAGACCGAGAACGCCCGGCGCGCGCGCGTGTACAGCCTGACTCGGGCCGGCCGCAGGCAGCTCGATGTCGAGACGGCCGACTGGGCGCGGCGCGCCGGAGCGATCGCGCGCCTGTTGAAGGCGGAGAGCTGA
- a CDS encoding VOC family protein translates to MALAHFTLATPDIDRTAAFLERTLGYARKRLPPNVVGEAIWLDIGGGQELHVLHVPGFAISAFEAEYGRHVALFHPRSAFPALKARLLGEGGVLIDPIRPTPFERFFFREPVNGYVFEIIDLERASRTSE, encoded by the coding sequence GTGGCCCTCGCCCATTTCACACTCGCCACCCCGGACATCGACCGGACCGCCGCGTTCCTGGAGCGGACGCTCGGCTACGCCCGCAAGCGGCTGCCGCCCAACGTGGTGGGCGAAGCCATCTGGCTCGACATCGGCGGCGGCCAGGAGCTGCACGTGCTGCACGTGCCGGGCTTCGCCATCTCCGCGTTCGAGGCGGAGTACGGCCGGCACGTGGCGCTCTTCCATCCCCGGTCGGCCTTTCCGGCGCTGAAGGCCCGGCTGCTCGGTGAGGGGGGCGTCCTGATCGATCCGATCCGGCCGACGCCGTTCGAGCGGTTCTTCTTCCGCGAGCCGGTCAACGGCTACGTCTTCGAGATCATCGATCTGGAACGCGCGTCGCGAACGAGCGAGTGA
- a CDS encoding cupin domain-containing protein, translating to MAQTPNAKVDAATTAAKLQDGVITIDAVPAELHPGCRVFVHYNGPTDMLGGMCTGMAVLEPGASPHPPHRHPEEETLTIASGTGEIECAGVTTQVGPGDMMYCAGDVLHGITNTGPVPMTFYWSKWLAR from the coding sequence ATGGCTCAAACCCCCAACGCCAAAGTCGACGCGGCGACCACCGCGGCGAAACTGCAGGACGGTGTCATCACGATCGACGCCGTGCCGGCCGAGCTCCATCCAGGCTGCCGGGTCTTCGTGCACTACAACGGCCCGACCGACATGCTGGGCGGGATGTGCACCGGCATGGCGGTGCTCGAGCCTGGCGCCAGCCCGCATCCGCCGCACCGGCATCCGGAAGAGGAGACGCTGACCATCGCGAGCGGCACCGGCGAGATCGAGTGCGCCGGCGTGACGACCCAGGTGGGCCCCGGCGACATGATGTACTGCGCCGGTGACGTGCTGCACGGCATCACCAACACCGGGCCGGTGCCGATGACGTTCTACTGGTCCAAATGGCTCGCTCGCTAG